AATGCAAGCAAAAAACAATGAGCAAGGACGGACCGGTTGGTCTTCCTTGCTCATTGAACATCCCATAGCTATTCTGCTGCAACAACGCTTTGCCCATTGTAATGACCACACTCAGGACATACACGATGAGGCATTTTCAGCTCGTGGCACTGCGGGCAGGCCACCAGACCGGGAGCAGTCAGTTTCCAGTTAGCACGACGTTTGTCACGACGCGACTTGGACATCTTACGCTTTGGTACTGCCATTTATTTACACCTCCTTAATCGAGTTCAGTTCCATGGCTATCTTTTTCAACAGCCTTACTTTAACAACTTTTGCAATCCGGCAAGTCGAGGATCCACAGTTTTTTGCTCACAAGAGCAAGTTCCATGGTTCAAATTGATGCCGCAGCGAGAACAAAGTCCTCGACAATCGTCCCGGCAGATAGGCTTCAATGGTTCTGACAAGATAATATGTTCGCGAATCATTTCGCTGATATCGATGTCATCTCCTTGATAGAACAACCAGTCCGCGTCTGCTTCCTCCGGTTCGACGCCTTCTTGGAATATTTCCGAGAAAACACTCTCCAGAGTCAACGCAACCGCTTCTAAACACGCAGTACACGCAAATGCAGCCGGGATTGAAATCGTTCCATTTACCTGCAAACCATTGCCAGTATTGGTCACCAATCCCGCCACCTGAACATCACCCTGTATCCACGGTGCGGATTCCGCCAAATCCAATTGGAGAGGCGAACAGGCAAATGTAAAGGACGAACTGGCACCAAGTTGTTCCTTGATACCGGCAATTTGAATTTTCATCATTATCCACCTCAACCTTCATCTATTATAGCGATGCCGCTAACCTTTGTCAAGAAAAGCTAATGCACATCACGATAATTATCCGATTTCCCAGGCAAAAGGCGAAAAGCCGAGTTCCTGCCACAATTGACTATGCGCATGCTTCGCTACGCCTTCCACTCGCTTACGCAGTAAAAGTTTCCATTTGGACAGTGAAGAAAAGAAAAATTGCTGCGACGGATAAGGACTATTCTTCGCCGCTTGTTGATAAAACTGCACTGTTTTTTCCAACAGCCAGACAAGATTCAGTAGATCCATGGTCGTCCGCAGCGAATCGCTTTCCCACTCATCGTGAGGCATATGTTCCGCCCACTCTGCACTGAATTCCGGATACATACATTTTGCCGGATCTTTGTCCGCTAGCGTTTGCAGCAGCTTTACTATTTCTTCTTCTTTCTCGCTCAACCAATATAACGAAGCCGCCTGCCCAAGCCGCATCAGCTGTTCTATGACTTGCTTTTCCAATTCAACCGCTATCTGAATCGCTTTCACCTTATCACCCCCGCCTAAAATCGGAAACGGACCACCCTGTTGAATGGCCCGTTCGTTTAATCGATCATTTGTCGGACATTAAGATGCCAGCTTTGGCAATATTTTGTTTGGATTCTTCTCGAATGATGATCGTGATTGCATCGGCCGGACATTTTGCCGTTTCCACGATCACTTCGGTCAAACGTTTGGCCATTTCGCGTTTTTGTTCCAGAGTGCGGCCTTCGGCCATATCAATTTGTACGATTGGCATGTAAAATCCCTCCATTTATAACATCCTACTACTGCCTGTCTATTATTCTCCGTCGCATCCGCGCTTCCCTGCCTCGATCGCTAAACGTTTTTTTCGTTTTCTCCACCATAGCCAAAGATAAATTAAAATCACCACGGCAACAACGCTAATCAAACGCGTCATATTTTCACTCGCATACACCAAATCATGGCCGATCAGCACTTTAAATACGACCGGCGGAAACTTCCCCAACAAAGTCGCCAAGAAAAAATCACGAAAACTAATGCGGCTAATGGCCGCCACCGCCGTGATAATTCCAGACGGCGCAAGCGGCAACAGCCGCGCAATTAACAATGCTTTGAAGCCGTTTGCCGCACTGTAGTCATCTACTTGTTTCCAATATGGACTGCCGCCGATCCACTTTGCGACCAGCTTGCGAAAACAAACACGGGCAAAGAAAAACATCACTAGCGCACCGAGCACCTCTCCTAGCCAGGAAATCAAAACAGCGCCAAGAATCCCGTACATTATGGCCGCCGCACCGGATAAAATCATAAACGGAAAAACGATTGTGAAGGTCATGACAATGAACAGCAACAACGTAATGCCGATCGACCATCCGCCAAAACTGCGTAAAAAAGCTGCTAAACCAGCAATATCACCGCGTTCAATAAAATGATACGCGGTTGCAAAAAACTCCGGCTGCCACCAATACACCATCGCGCACAGGCCAAGCACTGCCGACCAGCCCCAGAAACGACTCATAGTTTCCTCCTAATTGTTGCGGTAAAAATAAACTGTTTTCACTATACTGCATCGCTACGTAAAACGCAATTTCTCATGCATTAAAAATCAGATCCCCCACTCCAGCAAAGCGAGCCTCTAGAACGCGTTCAATTCGTTCACGGCTTGTTTTTTTCTCAAGCGAAGATTTCGCCGCACTACGCGCCTCCAACAAAATTTCTCCATCGCGGAACACGTCAGCAATCTTAAGATCCGGCAGACCATGTTGACGCGCACCGAAGAATTGTCCTGGACCGCGCAACTTCAAATCTTCTTCCGCCAAAAGAAAGCCATCAGCAACAGACGCCATAATTTCGAGCCGCGCCCGCCCCTCCGGACTCGGTTTTTCGGAAAGCAGGACACAATAGGACTGATGTGCGCCGCGGCCGATCCGTCCTCGCAGCTGATGCAATTGAGCCAGACCGAATCGCTCCGCGCACTCAATGACCATTACCGCAGCATT
The sequence above is drawn from the Azotosporobacter soli genome and encodes:
- a CDS encoding TVP38/TMEM64 family protein; this translates as MSRFWGWSAVLGLCAMVYWWQPEFFATAYHFIERGDIAGLAAFLRSFGGWSIGITLLLFIVMTFTIVFPFMILSGAAAIMYGILGAVLISWLGEVLGALVMFFFARVCFRKLVAKWIGGSPYWKQVDDYSAANGFKALLIARLLPLAPSGIITAVAAISRISFRDFFLATLLGKFPPVVFKVLIGHDLVYASENMTRLISVVAVVILIYLWLWWRKRKKRLAIEAGKRGCDGE
- the rpmF gene encoding 50S ribosomal protein L32; this translates as MAVPKRKMSKSRRDKRRANWKLTAPGLVACPQCHELKMPHRVCPECGHYNGQSVVAAE
- a CDS encoding DUF177 domain-containing protein, coding for MMKIQIAGIKEQLGASSSFTFACSPLQLDLAESAPWIQGDVQVAGLVTNTGNGLQVNGTISIPAAFACTACLEAVALTLESVFSEIFQEGVEPEEADADWLFYQGDDIDISEMIREHIILSEPLKPICRDDCRGLCSRCGINLNHGTCSCEQKTVDPRLAGLQKLLK
- a CDS encoding 2-hydroxymuconate tautomerase; translated protein: MPIVQIDMAEGRTLEQKREMAKRLTEVIVETAKCPADAITIIIREESKQNIAKAGILMSDK